The window CTGTCAGACCTGCGTCCAAATCAAATACAACAAAACAAGTTAGGCATTAACTACTTCTCCTTCATCATAACACATCTTAACACACCCTCAGCAAGCAAACAGAAATTACAACAATTATGACACAACACGAAATTAGTATCATATTTGATATCATATAATACTGGGCAAAGCAAAGGATAATTCTTTTACTGATCTAATCCAGGTATGATAATGATATGGGGCTAATTTGGGCATAGGTTAAGGAAACACCACAGTTTGAACAAGACACATTTAGGAGACATTAAATTTTTCTATACTTAAATTTCAGGAGATGCTATTGGATGCAATTAAGAACATACTACAATACCCAGAAACAAAAACACAACCCAAAACAAAACAGAACAGAAAAACATAACAGAGTTACAATAACAACCTCAAACAAGATGGTACAAAAGCCAAAGCGTTTGAATTTCAAGCCAATGTGGTAAAGCTGGCCATTGCAAACAGAGATTGGGTTTTTGTTTTCGCGCCTGAGAAGTTCAGCAAACGCAAAAACAAAACCCAGATCTAAAACACGCGTTCTTTGTTGTTTGTTCTTTATTTAATAAAGCACGAAGCTTTAGATAAGCTGGAGAGTAACGGAAAAAACGGTGTTTGAAAACGGAATTGGGAAGCATAATCGAGAAGAGAGAGGGAGCTTACTTGGGTAGGATTGCAGACGAGACCAAGGAAGGAAGAGAATTGAGAGAAGAGAGAGACGTGTTTTGTGTTTACGAATCTGAAAGAGAGCGGAGAGGTCGCGTCGCCGCTTATATATGCCAACTAATATTTCATGTGGGATATGAGTTGTGATGCTCACGTGGCGGGGTGAGCGTGGTTGGTTTAGGGGGTAGGACTTGCAAGTGCACTCCGGCTTTTTGGACTCCGGAATCGGAATATGCTTTATGAATCCTTTCGGTATTGGTACTTTCCACGGCACGCCATGCCAGCATTCAAATTGCGTCGACCACTAATTCACGCTTTCATTCAAGGAACGTTAATCATGCATGCTCCTATTATTCTGTTTTTCTTTTTATTCTGTCCCTTTCATTTTCTTAATGCTTGCTTTTCTTTTCTTCTTACAATAGCCTGATTGAATACAATATATGATCTATGTAACAAGATTTTTGGATGATTCTACTGTACTTTGCATCGGTTACTTTGGAGGAGATAGATACATAAATTATCATAACTTGAGATGTTACTAACGAAGAAATATTTAGTCATGATCAATCTTTTATATGTTATTTACAGATACTCTTTTTCAGTACATATTTATCGTTGAAATATTTAACAAGTATCTACATAGATGTATCTATAAATCATATATAAGGTGGGCTAATTCGTTGATGTTCCTTTTTGTTGGACGAAACTTAAGTTTTTTCTTTTTCATCTCCATAGTCAAATGTATGTAAGAACTTCCGAACTTATGACCTATCCAACTTGTCTATATGGAACTGTTGAAATTCTTTTTTATGATTCATGTTACCATGGGAGAACTTTCTGTTAGGTTCCAAACCTATTTAGTAGTCTTGGATATAGATACATCTTTGATTGTGTGTATTAAAACGTTATACAAATCATAACATTAATTTCTTCTAATATCTCATTGGAAGTACAAGCTTAAAATTAAAATTCAAATATATTGGTTGCCTAACTCTGCACCTTCCCTCCCTCCCTAAATGATAAAAACCACAATTTTTTCATTGTTGTTTGCTATCACATCAATATTTTGTGTTTAGTGCATATAGCCATATTCTATTTATGAGAATAGTTTCACGAAGATTGTGTGATGTATCTATTAAACACAATCAAATTTGAGAGATCAATACTAAACAAATTAACTAGCTAACAATCTTTATTAAACAGGAGCAAACTCCTTTTCAAGTACATCACATATATGATAAAAGACAGTCACATAGTTGGCTTCACTAAAAGCTGAGGAAATATAAGAACCCGTAATCTGTAAAAGATCACTGATAATGTCATTATGCACACAATCCCAAAGAGAAGTATGTGAAATGTTGCTCTGAGTTGTATAGGTAACAACGATCTAGTGCATTATCCAAGCATATAAATAAATGTAGTAGTCTGTAACTTGCGTCACCAACCTTGCCTAAATAACAAGAACTAAAATAACAAAGATGAAAAAGAGCGGAGCATATCCAAGGAAATGGAAATACATACTAAATAAGCCCCAAGGAATGCAAATGGGGAGTAACTTCTGATTTTATTGTAGGACACCCATGAGATTTATTCCCCCATAGTGTTAGTAAACACAAATTCGTTGAGGCATGAGAATGACTTCTCGTTGATATATTTACACTACCTTTAGGCCTAGATTTGTTCGCGTATATTAAGAAAGAAAGATTGTTCATTTTATGCATTTGAGATGCAAAACGACAGAAAATACATTCTTGAATAAGGAGAAAACAAGAGTGTAGATGCATATACCCAATTAACCATATTCAGCAGCACCTAAGCCAGGCATAAGCGCCAAATTACCCTGAATCACCCATACCACAACCAAGACAACAACAACGACTTTTAGTATCTGTCAAGTCTCACCTGAATGGAGTTAGGACGTGCCCTCGCGCGACACCAAGTTGGCATCACAAAAACTTTGTGGAGGCTATGGCTGGAACCATTTAGGGATGCTAATCCACATCAAAGAGAAGGTGTGTAACCTTCTCCACCAAACATAGAAGGTACCATTATTTCTCCATAATAACTACACGCGCATTTGCTACTTACCTACCGTAATTCTATCAACATAAATACATTGACTGACTTAGGCATTAGAGCGTTGAAGACCGCCAAGTCGTGATCTCTTCTCCAGACGCCATTTTGTATTTCATTTGACAAAGTTTGGGTTATGTTCGTGGTTCTTGCCATAGCTATAACCGGGTCATCACCCATTAGAGATCAAGATTAAGTAGTATATTAATCCACTACATCAATAAAGAGAAAGTGGTTTATTTCAAACTTCAAATGAATTATTTTCTTTTACTGTATCCTTATATTACTCACAACGTATTATTTTATTATAAGTGATGTATTAAATCTTTTGAAAAATATTTTGAAACCTAGGATTTTGTGAGAAAAGCGGCAGCAACCCCAACGGGTGCTTCGACTGCCACAAATCACCTCCGGTGCATGTTTCGTTGTGGTCAACAGGGGCGGATACATGTAGTAGGCTGTATGAGCTGCAGCCTAGACAGAATTCTCTATATGTATTAAATGAATACCTGGTAATAATAAAAGTTGCTTTGGTTCAGTTGGCATTCTCTCTAACTTTACTTTAGTTTGGTCAGAGGTTCAACTCCTCTTAACGCTTCTACAAGCAGATTTGATGTTTTGCCTAGTTTTCCAATATTTTCTTCTTCCAATATTCATTTTTGACTCTACAAACCACACTTATGAAACCTATATTTCTTTTTGACTTTGCATGTTCTTTTCCCTTCTCATTTTCTTCACTTTCCTACTTTGGTTAAATGAATTCTTTTCCATTGTTTTGGCAATAATCTATTTTTCTATTAGCATTTTGTTTGTAATTTTTCTTTTTAAATGCTTTCTCATGTATTCCTACACTTCCATTAATGTTTCTTTAAATGTTTTCTCATATACTCCTACACTTCCTTTAGTGTTTCTTTAAAAGAAATTTTCTTTGATGAGTGTCTCATTTGGTTCCAAACCTCATAAAAAAAATTGTATCAAGAAATTCTAAATTTTTATTTTTTTGCACTTCTAATTAGCCTAGACACATATTGGATCCTGGATCCGCCACTGGTGGTCAAAAGACATAGAGGCCAGTCTAGGAATTCCAGCATTGTTTGGGTGTGTGGTGTGGTGTTTTACTCCATCTTCAGTGTGTTTGATTGTCAACGCGTCTTGTTTCTCTAGGTATGCGACGAAGGCGGACTTAGTTATGCTGATCTCAACTTCCGTTGCAGGGAGGAGATCTTCGGGTTGTAGATGCAAAGCCGATGTTGCGTGGTTTGGATCTCGTGTGAAGCAGGGGTTTCTTGCTGTGGTGGCGTGATGCTTCTCCGGCTCGGAAAGCCGCCGGATTGACTGTTGGTTGAAGACTCCGGTGAAAGGTCCAACACCGGTGGGTCTTGATGGGAGAGAGGGAGGAGAGATTTGGGATTTGGGCCTTGACTCCTCTGGGCTGCAGATCGGTTGGGCATTTGAGTCCATTCTTTTCTCTCTCTCACACAGGTCTGGGCTTATGTTTGATGTCTTATGTACATCTCTCATTAAAATTCACATATCTCCAGATAAATCTTTCTCGTTTAGATCTCCATTGTTGTTCACTTGTTCTAGGTCCATCTGGAATACCTATCAGGTCATCTCTAGCTAGTGATGACATCAAAGAGATGACATCAGCGAGCCAAAGCTACACGAGTACAAAATCCACAATCAAACTCATTTGACAATCAACGCACTTTTTTTCACACCTGATGATCGACGTCCTGAATAACATACTACATTAAAGCATCAAGAGCGAAGGCCATATAATAAGTTTGACATGTCAATCGTGATTGTATAAGAGTCGAGTCACCAGACCGACGTAGATATAAAATAAATTCCGACATAAAAGAATGATCACATAGAGAATTAGAGATGCAACGACTTGATGTTTTACACTTGACTCGGTTTTGTAAATGCCAAAGCTTCCAGAGGGGTTGGCTAGACCAGAAACAAAGTCCACCGCCAAAGTTACACGTACGAGTTTGTTGATATGGACAAACCCTCTCCCACCTCCCAAGAGGCCAACAGCTTCCTCTCCCACCTCCCAAGAGGCCAAGAGCTTAAGCTCTATATAAATTTTGTATGGCTAGCTAGTAATCCTAGTATTAATATATATTCTTTGCCTTCAATCACGTCGACTTTTTCGATCCCTCGACATATATATATATATATATATATATATATAGAACTATATATAGTGTCTCTACACATGAAGGTTATCACAATGGAGTGCAGTGCTCTAGCTGAAAGTGTGTCTTTATGGAATCGGCAAAGGGTGGAGGAAGAACTGGTTCTAGGGCTAGAACTCGCGAGCCAACTTAGGAGGGTTCTTTCTAATGGGGATTGGAGATCGGCCGAAGGCCTCGTTACAAAGATCTTGTGCTCCTTCAAGAACAGCCTTTACTTCTTGAATGGAAGTAATCATGGGTCTGAGGAGGAGCTGAGTTCTCATATTCGAGCAAATGATATTGCTTTAGCTAGCGCTCTTCCTCCTCAAATTCTAGAATCGTCATCTTCGGATGCTCATAAGGCTGTTAAGAGAGGTGCTGCGTTCATGGATCACAGAGGTTCTTTCAAGAGGAGGTAACTATCACGAATTTATGTGCTTGCTAGCTTTGTTTAGTTACAAAAGGTAGCTATAACTACATAAGGAGCTGATCGACTTTGTTGTAACTCGCTTGCAGAAAGAAGATGACTTCATCACAAGCATGGTCAAGAGACGGTCCAGATTTCAATGACGATGGTCATGCATGGAGAAAGTACGGACAGAAACAGATCCAGAATGCTATCCACCCAAGGCACGTATATAATGCATGGAATAAAAAATGCTGCTACATACGTACACTATTTTCTTGTTATTGATCTTCTGTAAATATATATATATATGCAGGAGCTACTTTAGGTGCAGTCATAAGCACGATCAAGGCTGCAGCGCAACCAAGCAGGTGCAAAAACTCGACGATGATTCGCAGCTGTTCCGGACTACATACTATGGAAATCACACATGCACTAACAACAGCTTCCTCAAGGCTCCTGAATTTGTCTTGGATGCTACAAGCACTACTCCAACAGAAGTGTCTGATTCCAAGTTTACGATCATATATGATAACTCAAGCAGCAGCGTCACAAACAATCAAGAACAGCCTTGGTTCTCATCCACCCAAAACGAGCTCATCATCAAGTCTAGTCATACTACTGGCAACCAGTCATCATTATTATCATCTAGCGGTTATCTTGTGTCACCTGATACGGTGGTGTTCGAGCCCTCTGAACCCATCAGTGGTGGCATACCAGAGATTGAGCTTGATCTTGAGGATATGTTACTTGGGGCAGAGATAGGACACTTATTCGAAGAACTTTTGCCCTATGAACTTTGGTGAATGCATTGCGAACTTTCAGAAGGTCACTTCTAAAATATGCTATTGAAATGAATGTCACACAAATTAAATTAAGTGATTTTTCTATTTCATTTGATGTTTATCTATAAGAAATCTATCATGGAAACCCCTATTATTTTCAACAACGTAGTCCACGTATTAGTTATTATTATTTTCTCACAAAGAATTGGGTAATATATCGGATAAACATAACGACTCGTCGTTAAACAAAGAAGTGATCTTGTCCTCAGTTACCAACTGATTCAGTTGGATGAGAGGACTGTTGAATGTTGTAAACCATGTGTGACTGTCTTCCCTCCAGCTCCCTCTACTTTGCTCTCACCAAATTTCAACATTTAGGTTTTCCCAAATCCAGTCACAGACCACAAACCCAACAAATTCCTCACTTTTCTACCCAAAATTCCTTGAATTCGAACTCCACATCTCATAGAAATGCGACGACTTTGTGCCTCAGCAGAAGGGCCAGTCAGAGCCCACCAGAGGCTTCTGGGTTTCAAACCCAATTAGGGTTTAAGGAGGAAAGTGAAGACCTTTTCGACCTGGAATCGAAACCAAGGGATGAAAAGCCAAATGGGATTGGACCCAGTAAAGAAGCCAATGCTACTTTACTGGGTTCGGATTTTCAGGAGCCGAAGAGTGGTGAAGGTGAGGATATGAAAGAGGATGGATTGAAACGCATTGATGAAAATGTTGGGTTGAAGAAAGTGAGGCAGTTGATGAAGAGGTCGAGTATTCTAGCCAAGCAAGTGATCAGTATTGAAAGTGCTCTCAGCTTGGGATTTGTTTCACAGCTTTGGGTCAATACCACTTCTGTAAGTACTGTCAAAGTTTTTAGCTTGATCAATTTGTGAGAAACTAAATGCTTTGCCTATTCACATTATTTAATGTCTTTAAAGACTTGAACTTTGTGTGAGTTTATGACCTTTTTGTTGTTTAAGCAGTGGATGGTAATGTTTGTAGAAGTGAGGAGAAACTTGCTTTCAGGAGAGTGTGAACGTTTTCCTCTGGAGGATGTTTTCCAGGTACATTTTTTGTGACACTTGCACTTGTTTCAGTGTATGCACATTCTTATGTAGAAGGTTGGTGGTGACTTTCAATTGTTATTATTTCCAGGTTGGTGATGTTGTGCTTGTGGAGGATGAGAGTGTGATTCAGAATGATTTCAAAATGGTTGGATTGGAAACATTGGTATTGATATTCTGCAAATATATGTACTTGCTCTTAGGACATTGATACATTTTTGTCTCCCTTTGTCTTTTGAAGGGGGTTCTTCTGTCTTTGTTCCTTGTATTGAATTTTAGCTACAATTTGAGTGCATATGAACAAGCTCGTTACAGTAATTTCTATTGCTAGCAGCACAGTTTAGTGATTGCTAGATAAAGTTGTTGGGTGCTATCCTGTTCAATATCTCTTAATCTTGCATTTTACCATTTGATTTTTTAAGTTGTGATTTGCTAGGTAGGATACGAAGTTGTAACACCAGGCCGACGAACTATTGGAAGGGTGAGTCTTTTCATTGTTACAGTGTCTCATTATCTTTTTACATATTCCTTGATCATCTAACTCGTTTCTTGCTGCATGTCTAGGTGCGGGGATATAGTTTTAACATCAATTCAGGGGCTGTTGAATCACTTGAGCTTGATTCATTTGGCATTGCACTTATCCCGTCAAGTTTGGTAGGTTAAGATGAGGTTTTACACAATAACTGTGAAGGCTGAAATAATTGTGTTCAAGTTAGAATTTCTTGCTTGCTTTGACGTCTACTTGCATTTCAATTGTATCTGCTTTCTATGACTTAAGGTGAGTACATATGCTTTGTTTGTCGAGGATGTGCTTGAAGTTGTATCTGATGCTGTCATTGTTCATGAAGCTGCAGCATCTCGTATATACAGGCTGACTAAGGTACATTCCTTTCCAACCAGCAGTCATTACATTACATTGTTTGTGACTAGTTTTTTCTGGCTGCTAATGAATGTTTAGTGATCATCACTCTTTCCTCATTAGTAGCAATATAGCACACAGTTAGTTTGAAAAAGATGTGGTAAGAGCTATACTTATCTGAACAGTATGAATGGTGTTAATCTATTGTAATTGTTTACTATAATTTTGAAAACACTTCCTTTTTCCTGTAACATGGTCAGATAGA of the Fragaria vesca subsp. vesca linkage group LG6, FraVesHawaii_1.0, whole genome shotgun sequence genome contains:
- the LOC101314001 gene encoding uncharacterized protein LOC101314001 — its product is MCDCLPSSSLYFALTKFQHLGFPKSSHRPQTQQIPHFSTQNSLNSNSTSHRNATTLCLSRRASQSPPEASGFQTQLGFKEESEDLFDLESKPRDEKPNGIGPSKEANATLLGSDFQEPKSGEGEDMKEDGLKRIDENVGLKKVRQLMKRSSILAKQVISIESALSLGFVSQLWVNTTSWMVMFVEVRRNLLSGECERFPLEDVFQVGDVVLVEDESVIQNDFKMVGLETLVGYEVVTPGRRTIGRVRGYSFNINSGAVESLELDSFGIALIPSSLVSTYALFVEDVLEVVSDAVIVHEAAASRIYRLTKGFLDNQNAATSIDDIEEYAEFERPVESDKRTRRSTGNQKFQSGKSKTDDDWEPELPMDYF
- the LOC101295066 gene encoding probable WRKY transcription factor 70-like; this translates as MECSALAESVSLWNRQRVEEELVLGLELASQLRRVLSNGDWRSAEGLVTKILCSFKNSLYFLNGSNHGSEEELSSHIRANDIALASALPPQILESSSSDAHKAVKRGAAFMDHRGSFKRRKKMTSSQAWSRDGPDFNDDGHAWRKYGQKQIQNAIHPRSYFRCSHKHDQGCSATKQVQKLDDDSQLFRTTYYGNHTCTNNSFLKAPEFVLDATSTTPTEVSDSKFTIIYDNSSSSVTNNQEQPWFSSTQNELIIKSSHTTGNQSSLLSSSGYLVSPDTVVFEPSEPISGGIPEIELDLEDMLLGAEIGHLFEELLPYELW